In the Aromatoleum bremense genome, one interval contains:
- a CDS encoding copper-binding protein: MLITRPLATFALLATLAAAGPAFAMNGHGHDAAHGAAMPVADAKASLSEGTVKKVDKGTGKITISHGPLENLGMPPMTMTFRATDPSMLDAVREGDRIRFAAQRVDGVFTVTKLEIAK; the protein is encoded by the coding sequence ATGCTCATCACCCGCCCTCTCGCCACGTTCGCCCTCCTCGCCACGCTCGCCGCTGCCGGTCCGGCCTTTGCCATGAACGGGCACGGACACGATGCCGCTCACGGTGCCGCGATGCCCGTCGCCGACGCAAAAGCTTCGTTGTCGGAAGGCACCGTCAAGAAAGTCGACAAGGGGACCGGCAAGATCACCATCAGCCACGGCCCGCTCGAGAACCTGGGCATGCCGCCGATGACGATGACCTTTCGCGCGACCGACCCGTCGATGCTCGACGCGGTCAGGGAGGGCGACAGGATCCGCTTCGCCGCGCAGCGCGTCGATGGGGTGTTCACGGTGACGAAGCTGGAAATCGCGAAATAA
- a CDS encoding TolC family protein → MKPLIAGLRSLRLAASVAVLAASAFGHAQDTTLPSAAAAPLGADLPGLIEYARVNNPAFAVDRAEAAAARERVEPAGALPDPSFQVELMDFTNRMRGGPTTLVPGEVGETRYRVIQPLPAWGKRELAERAAGARADQAEAARDAAWANMAAEIKAAWLRYYAADREAGLNRDALALLQSLEEITLSRYRLGLLPQQAVLRAQREITSQRLALVGVEQRRRGTASALNALLGRAPGSALAAPQEPPPLPQAVALAQLVERTRATHPAIAAEARGIDAARFERDRTWRDRYPDFSVGLTNNRPRGGEGSWDVMFEVMIPLQQSARRAREREAALMVTAADQRRAAAEARLLGELGSAYAAFTSGHETLQLLRGTLTPQAEATRDATRAAFSTGRVDFDTVLEAERQLVDTRMALLQADVDTRLALAEIEKLAGEQP, encoded by the coding sequence ATGAAACCGCTTATCGCCGGCCTGCGTTCCCTGCGTCTGGCCGCGAGCGTCGCCGTGCTCGCGGCGAGCGCCTTCGGCCACGCGCAGGACACCACACTGCCCTCCGCCGCCGCGGCTCCCCTCGGCGCCGACCTCCCCGGCCTGATCGAATACGCCCGCGTGAACAACCCGGCCTTCGCCGTCGACCGCGCCGAAGCGGCTGCCGCCCGCGAACGTGTCGAGCCCGCCGGCGCGCTGCCCGATCCGAGCTTCCAGGTCGAGCTGATGGACTTCACGAACCGCATGCGCGGCGGCCCGACGACGCTCGTGCCGGGCGAAGTCGGCGAAACGCGCTACCGCGTCATCCAGCCGCTGCCGGCGTGGGGGAAACGCGAGCTCGCCGAGCGCGCGGCGGGAGCCCGCGCGGACCAGGCAGAGGCGGCCCGCGACGCGGCGTGGGCGAACATGGCCGCCGAGATCAAGGCGGCGTGGCTGCGCTATTACGCCGCCGACCGCGAGGCGGGGCTCAATCGCGACGCGCTGGCGCTGCTGCAGAGCCTCGAGGAGATCACGCTGTCGCGCTACCGCCTCGGCCTGCTGCCGCAGCAGGCGGTGCTGCGCGCGCAGCGCGAGATCACCTCGCAGCGGCTCGCGCTCGTCGGCGTCGAACAGCGTCGCCGCGGCACGGCGTCGGCACTGAACGCGCTGCTCGGCCGCGCACCCGGCAGCGCCCTCGCCGCGCCGCAGGAACCGCCGCCGCTGCCGCAGGCGGTCGCCCTCGCGCAGCTCGTCGAACGCACGCGCGCGACCCATCCGGCGATCGCCGCCGAAGCGCGCGGCATCGACGCGGCACGCTTCGAACGCGACCGCACGTGGCGCGACCGCTACCCGGACTTCAGCGTCGGGCTGACGAACAACCGCCCGCGCGGCGGCGAAGGTTCGTGGGACGTGATGTTCGAAGTCATGATCCCGCTGCAGCAGTCGGCGCGGCGCGCCCGCGAGCGCGAGGCGGCGCTGATGGTCACCGCCGCCGACCAGAGGCGCGCTGCGGCCGAAGCGCGGCTCCTCGGCGAGCTCGGCAGCGCGTACGCCGCGTTCACCAGCGGCCACGAGACGCTGCAGCTCCTGCGCGGCACGCTGACGCCGCAGGCCGAAGCGACGCGCGACGCGACCCGTGCCGCGTTCTCGACGGGGCGCGTCGACTTCGACACCGTGCTCGAAGCCGAGCGCCAGCTCGTCGATACGCGCATGGCGCTGCTGCAAGCCGACGTGGACACCCGCCTGGCGCTCGCCGAAATCGAAAAACTTGCAGGAGAACAGCCGTGA
- a CDS encoding efflux RND transporter periplasmic adaptor subunit, whose amino-acid sequence MKPAVRLSLAAVAVALALGTGYWAGSRRADPAPAAGGTTTAAESTAAGAGSERQILYYRNPMGLPDTSPVPKKDSMGMDYLPVYADDKPDDSGAVVVSPARVQTLGVKTAVAEMRVVGAAVRAVGRVELNERAVVDVAPRFEGWIERLHVNAVGDPVRRGQPLFTIYSPELLSASEELRIAERLQRDSAATDPIASEAARRLANATRERLQNWQVGMPRGSEIAQRQTFHSPANGVVLEKNAVQGARFMPGEAVYRIADLAKVWVIADIFERDLARVRVGQPASVTLDAFPDRRFDAKIGYLYPTLNVETRSTRIRLELDNREGLLRPGMFAHVELASGSPTPRVTVPTSAVIDDGVRQVVLIALDEGRFKPQPVRLGERGTEHVEVLEGVEAGDRVVTSANFLIDSESQLKAALSNLTDAAPAPAAAPATYEAEGTFDAVDPATNTVTLTHGDIPALQWPAMTMDFTVASLDLVANLAPDTPVRFEFEQRQPGEFVVTRIEKAGQSATGKASPPSAPAHGSH is encoded by the coding sequence GTGAAGCCCGCCGTACGACTTTCCCTCGCGGCGGTCGCCGTCGCGCTCGCGCTCGGCACCGGCTACTGGGCGGGCAGCCGCCGCGCCGACCCTGCTCCCGCGGCCGGCGGCACCACGACGGCCGCCGAAAGCACGGCCGCAGGCGCCGGCAGCGAACGCCAGATCCTCTATTACCGCAACCCGATGGGCCTGCCCGACACCTCACCGGTGCCGAAGAAGGACTCGATGGGCATGGACTACCTCCCGGTCTATGCCGACGACAAGCCCGACGACAGCGGCGCCGTCGTCGTCAGCCCGGCGCGCGTACAGACGCTCGGCGTGAAGACCGCCGTCGCCGAGATGCGCGTCGTCGGGGCCGCAGTGCGCGCGGTCGGGCGCGTCGAGCTCAACGAGCGCGCGGTCGTCGACGTCGCGCCACGCTTCGAAGGCTGGATCGAGCGCCTGCACGTCAATGCGGTCGGCGACCCGGTGCGCCGCGGCCAGCCGCTGTTCACGATCTACAGCCCCGAGCTGCTGTCGGCCAGCGAGGAACTGCGCATCGCCGAGCGGCTACAGCGCGACAGTGCCGCCACCGACCCGATCGCATCGGAAGCGGCGCGCCGGCTCGCCAACGCGACGCGCGAGCGCCTGCAGAACTGGCAGGTCGGCATGCCGCGTGGCAGCGAGATCGCGCAGCGCCAGACTTTCCATTCGCCGGCGAACGGCGTCGTGCTCGAGAAGAACGCGGTGCAGGGCGCGCGCTTCATGCCCGGCGAAGCGGTCTATCGCATCGCCGACCTGGCGAAAGTGTGGGTCATCGCCGACATCTTCGAGCGCGACCTCGCGCGCGTGCGCGTCGGCCAGCCGGCGAGCGTAACGCTCGACGCCTTCCCGGACCGCCGCTTCGACGCGAAAATCGGCTATCTCTACCCGACGCTGAACGTCGAGACGCGCAGCACCCGCATCCGCCTCGAACTGGACAACCGCGAAGGCCTGCTGCGCCCGGGCATGTTTGCGCACGTCGAGCTCGCGTCCGGCTCGCCGACACCGCGCGTGACCGTGCCGACGTCCGCGGTCATCGACGACGGGGTGCGCCAGGTCGTGCTGATCGCGCTCGACGAAGGCCGCTTCAAGCCACAGCCGGTGCGCCTGGGCGAGCGCGGCACGGAGCACGTCGAAGTGCTCGAAGGCGTCGAGGCCGGCGACCGCGTCGTGACGTCGGCGAACTTCCTCATCGACTCCGAAAGCCAGCTGAAGGCCGCGCTGTCGAACCTGACTGACGCCGCCCCGGCCCCGGCCGCAGCGCCGGCAACGTACGAGGCCGAAGGAACGTTCGACGCCGTCGATCCGGCGACGAACACCGTCACGCTGACGCACGGCGACATCCCCGCGCTGCAATGGCCGGCGATGACGATGGACTTCACGGTGGCGTCGCTCGACCTCGTCGCCAACCTCGCGCCAGACACGCCTGTTCGATTCGAGTTCGAGCAGCGCCAACCGGGCGAATTCGTCGTCACGCGCATCGAGAAGGCCGGTCAGTCGGCGACCGGCAAGGCCTCGCCGCCGTCGGCCCCCGCGCACGGGAGCCACTGA